The Alkalibacter rhizosphaerae genomic sequence CTCCGATGTTTTCGACCCTACTAATTTCAATCGCCAGCTCCTCTCCGATGAAGATTCCGTGGGGGTGAAAAAGGCCCTTCAAGCAGAAAAAAGGATCAAACGGATCAATTCTGCCATTGAGGTGATGGCCTTTGACCAACGACTGGACCTGGAAAAGGGAAGGACCTTGCTTCAAGGCTCCGACTTGATCTTGGACGGAGTGGACAATATCCCCACTCGGTTTCTACTGCAGCAGTTGGGGGAAGAGTTGGACATCCCCTTGATTCATGGGGCCATTGCCGGATGGTACGGTCAGGTGACCACTATTTTTCCGGGAGACCGGACCCTGGATCTGATCTATCCCAACAGGGAAGGAAACGACCGAGGCATCGAGACCCAGTTGGGCAACCCTTCCTTTACGCCGGCACTGGTGGCATCCATCCAGGTGGCGGAAGGGGCGAAAGTACTGACAGGGAGAGGCTCCCTGTTGCGAAAGGAACTCTTGTACATCGACACATTGAACCAGGAATATGAAAAATTGAGTTTGGATTAAAAAAATCGGCGAAAGCCGATTTTTTCTTGGTATTTCTTAGTATATGAAATAGTAGACCAGGATGTAGTGGGATAAACTACCTGCCAGGATGAACAGGTGAAAAATCTCATGATAGCCGTAAGGACCGATCTTCAAAGCCTTGCTTTTGCTTCCGTAAATAACGGCGCCGACGGTGTAAAACAAGCCTCCGGCCACCAATAGTCCGAATCCGGGCTTGGGTAGAAGCTGGTAGAGGGGCTTGATGACGGCAACGCTGGCCCACCCAAGAAACAGGTAAAGTCCAGTGGAGACCCATCGGGGCACGTTGATGAAAAACATTTTCACGATCATCCCTGCGATGGCCAGGATCCAGATGACCCCGAGGAGGTTTCGGCCTAAAGGGGCGGGCAAGACCATAAGGCAAATGGGGGTGTAGCTGGCGGCGATGAGAAAGAAGATCATCACGTGGTCCAGTTTCCGCAACCGGATCA encodes the following:
- the trhA gene encoding PAQR family membrane homeostasis protein TrhA yields the protein MEKYFREPHNTLTHLTGLILAVIGSILLWLRAAQDPHPMALPGALVFAAGLMGLYFASSYYHGKFAPEPVLIRLRKLDHVMIFFLIAASYTPICLMVLPAPLGRNLLGVIWILAIAGMIVKMFFINVPRWVSTGLYLFLGWASVAVIKPLYQLLPKPGFGLLVAGGLFYTVGAVIYGSKSKALKIGPYGYHEIFHLFILAGSLSHYILVYYFIY
- a CDS encoding HesA/MoeB/ThiF family protein, coding for MEERYSRNIGMFSVEEMETLLTKVVAVIGCGGLGGFLIEMVARLGVKKMIVVDSDVFDPTNFNRQLLSDEDSVGVKKALQAEKRIKRINSAIEVMAFDQRLDLEKGRTLLQGSDLILDGVDNIPTRFLLQQLGEELDIPLIHGAIAGWYGQVTTIFPGDRTLDLIYPNREGNDRGIETQLGNPSFTPALVASIQVAEGAKVLTGRGSLLRKELLYIDTLNQEYEKLSLD